DNA from Microbacterium foliorum:
GACACCGGTCGCCCAGACCCGGCGCCCGGTCGCAGCCCCCGCGAGCAGGGCCGCGGATGCCGTGAGGAACGCGAGCCCGCTGAGCGCCGCACTCGCGCCGACGATCCGCGAGCCCGCGAGGCCGAGCTCGGCGGAGTCGTTCAGAGACCAGACGACGAAGCCCGAGAACGCACCGAGCCAGAGCAGGCGGACGAGCACGGCGACCGCCGACTCGAGCGCGTACTGACCGCGTCCGATCCCGTGCGCGAGGTCGAGCTCGGCTCGTCCGCTCTCCTCCGCCCCGGCGATCGCGGCGGAACCCCAGAGCACCGCGGCGATCGTGAGCAGCAGAAAGCCCATCAGTCCGTAGAAGGTGCTCTGCGTGTACCCGGCGCCGCTGGAGATCTGGTCGTATCCGATGGTCTCGACGAGCTGTTTCGGCAGCGCCGAGATGATGTCCTGCAGCTGCCCGTTGCCGCCGAGGCTCGGGTACAGCGGAAGGTAGAGGAGGAGCACGGCGGCGAGGCCGACCGTCCACCCGAGCAGGCTCCGCCACGAGTCGCGCAGGCTGCGCCGGAACACCGGCAGGATGCCGTTCATCGCCGTCCCTCCCCGTCGCGCATCGAGCGTCTCGTCCGGCGCTCGGCACGGGTCTCGACACGCGCCTCGGCACGGGTCTCGACAGCGGGATCGACACGGGTCTCAACAGCGGGATCGGCACGGGTCTCGACAGCGGACCCGGCGTCGGGCTCGGCAGCACCCGTGCGGCGCTCGCCGCGTGATCGAACCGACGCTGCGCTTGCCGCCGAGTCGCCGTAGAGCCGCAGCACGGACTCCTCGAGGTCGGGTTCCTCGACCGTCAGGTCTCGCACCTCGAACGGGGCCAGCGCCTTGATGAACGGGTCGATGGCGCCCTCGATCGTGCCCGACAGCTGCAGGATGCCGTCGGCATCCGTCGCGTCGATCCCGCTCAGCCCCGGAACCCGGTCGAAGCCGGCGCGCGTTGCGGCGGCATCCGTCGTCGAGATCTCGACGCGCACCCGGCGGATGGAGCCGAGCCGCAGCGAGGCGACGTCGCCGTCGGCGACCACTCGGCCGTTCGCGAGCACGGCGACCTCGTCGGCGGTCTGCTGGATCTCGCTGAGCACGTGCGAGCTGAGCAGCACGGTCTGCCCCGCGTCCCTCGCTTCGCGCACCATCTGCAGGAACTCGCGCTGCACCAGCGGGTCGAGGCCGCTGGTGGGTTCGTCGAGGATCAGCAGCTCCGGCCGATGCATGAAGGCCTGGATGAGCCCCACCTTCTGCTTGTTGCCCTTCGACAGCGTGCGGACGGGACGTGAGAGGTCGACGCCGAGGCGGTCAGCGAGATCTCGTCCCGTGCGCAGCGTGGTCGCGGCGTCGCGCATTCCCGACACCTGCGCGTAGAACGACAGCATCCGATGGCCGCTCGATCGCCCCTCGAGGTGCAGTTCTCCTGGCACGTAGCCGATGCGTCGCCGCAGTGCCGCCCCGCCGTGACGCGGGTCCTCACCGAGCACACGCACCGTGCCGGACGAGGGGCGGATGACATCGACCAGGGTGCGCAGAGTGGTGGTCTTGCCGGCGCCGTTCGGGCCGATGAGCCCGAAGACGGTGCCGGGGCGCACGTGCAGACCGAGCTCGTGCAGCGCGATGCGGCTGCCGTACCGCTTGTGCAGGCGGTCGATCTCGACGGTGTCGGTCATGATGCGTCTCCTTCCGAGGCGGTCCCCTCTGACGAGAGGGCGTTGCGGGCACTGTCGAGCAGCGCGGTCGTCGAGTAGATGCCGTGCGTGAGCAGCTCGAGTGTGGGCAGCGTCAGGCGGAGGAGCCCCGCGGGACTCAGCTGATCCGTGCCCAGTGCGCGCGCGATCTGACTGCGCATCACGACGGGGCCGAGGCCCATCAGAGTCACGAGCAGGGTCGTGAGCTCGGGGTCGCTCATGGGCTCGAGCATCCCCGCGTCGCGCTGCTCGGCGAGCACGCTGCGGGTGCTCGCCAGAAAGCTGTCGAACAGTCGATCGGCGGCGGGCGAGCCGTCGACGAGCATCCGTGAGAGGTAGTCGACGTACCTGCCGTAGCGGTCGAGATCGTGCAGGGCGGCGCGGATGCGGTCGCCGGTCGGCGCCTCGATGAGGTCGTGCTCGTCATCGATGAATACGCTGACCACGTACTCGTCGCACTCGGCGCGGAGGGTGTTCTTGTCGCCGAAGTGGTGCACGATCAGCGCGGCGCTGACCCCGGCCTCCGCGGCGATCGCTCGCAGGCTCGTGGCGTCGAATCCGTCGCGGGCGAAGGCGGCGATCGCGGCGTCGCGGATGCGGGCACGAGCGGTGAGGTCGTTAGCTGCTGAACGCATGTACAGCAGACTAAACAGTTGTTCAGTCCACGTCAAGGGGAGCCACTCGTAGTCTGGAGGCGTGGACTTCCCCTACAGCCGCCTGCGCCGCTGGCCCGATGTCGAGGCCGACAATCTGCAGGCCCACGATGCGACTGATCTGCTGCTCGTCGAGCGCGCCCTGTCGCTCGGGATCGACGGAGGGGAGGCCGTGGTCATCGGTGACGACTACGGTGCGATCACGCTCGCGCTGGCCGCCGCCGGTCTCGACGGCATCCGTGTTCATCAGGACCTCGCGACCGGGCGACGCGCCCTCGCGCGCAACGCCGACGAGCTCGGGCTCGCCGGGTTCTCCGCCCATGAACTCGACGTCGCACTGCTCGGCGGGGCGCGGCTCGTGCTGCTGCAGCTGCCGAAGGCCCTCGCCGAGCTCGACGAGATCGCCGACGCGGTCGCGCGGTGGGCCGCCCCGGACGTCGTGCTCGTCGCCGGCGGTCGCGTGAAGCACATGACGATCGCGCAGAACGAGGTGCTCGGACGCCGCTTCGCGCACGTGCAGGCCCAGCACGCCGAGCGCAAGTCACGCCTCGTCGTGGCATCCGAGCCCCGGCCGGTGCCCGCCGAGCCGCCGTTCCCGGTGACCGCGCAGCATGAGGGACTGGTCCTGGTCGCCCATGGTGGCGCGTTCGCGGGCGCGAAGCTCGACATCGGCACGCGATTCCTGCTCGAGGTGCTCGGCCCCGGTGGTTCACAACTCAGCATCGGTTCACAACTCAGCATCGACGCCACCCCGCAGGGTGAAGGCGCCCCGGAAGCGGCCGATCCCGGCAATCCGTGCTGCGTTGTGAACGACCACGGGTCGAGCCCGACACCGATCGTCGTCGATCTCGGCTGCGGAACAGGGGCGCTCGCCGCGTCGTATGCGCTCGCACACCCGGATGCGCGGGTCATCGCCACCGACCGGTCGGCGGCGGCCGTCGCCTCCGCACGTGCCACGGCGGCCGCGAACGGCGTCGCCGACCGCGTCACCGTCATGCACGATGACGCCGGATCGCAGATCGCCGACGCGAGTGCCGATGTCGTCCTCCTCAACCCCCCGTTCCACCTCGGCACCAGCGTGCACACCGGCGCCGCGACGCGCCTGTTCGAGGCCGCCGCGCGCATACTCCGCCCCGGCGGCGAACTGGTCACGGTCTACAACTCGTCGCTCGGATATCGGGGCGAACTCACCCGTCTCATCGGCACCACCGAGCAGCTCCAGCGCACTCCGAAGTTCACGGTGACGCGCAGTGTCCGTCGCTGACCGCACGCCCCGAAACGCCCGCGCGGCAGTGCCGCACCGCCCTGTCCGAAACCCGCACAATCCCCCGGTCAGACGCGGGAACTGAACGGCATCAGAAATTGCGGATTTGCCCCTGACCGGCCGTTTCGGTACGTTGGACGATGGGCCTGACGGCCCGAAGACCAGTCCGCGACCACGTCCTTCTTTCGAATGTGCTGTGCTGCGAAGAGGCGTGGACGTACGGTCGATGCTCTATCGCGGTGGATCCGAAATCCGCCGTCCGCGCCGCCACAGCACCATGTCGAAACGGCCGGGAGGATCACCCGGGCGTAACCGAAGCAGGCTCAGCCGCCCGAAGGCGAGCCGCAGGGGAAACGTGTCCGAAATCGCTCTAGAAGCGCGCAATCTGTACAAGGTGTTCGGGAAGAATCCGAGCAGTGCCGTCCGTCGACTCAAGGCCGGTGAGAGCAGATCCGCCGTCGGCGACGCAGGGACCGCCGCCGTCATCGACGCCAGTTTCACCGTCAACCGCGGCGAGATCTTCGTGATCATGGGCCTCTCCGGCTCCGGCAAGTCCACCATCATCCGCATGCTCAACGGGCTGCACGAGGCGACCGACGGATCCGTCGTCGTGAACGGCGACCCGATCACCGGCATCCCGGCGGGCCGCCTGCGCGAGATCCGCCGCGACCGCATCTCGATGGTGTTCCAGCACTTCGCACTGCTGCCGCATCGCACGGTCGCCGCGAACGTCGCCTACCCGCTCGAGCTCAAGGGCGTCGCAAAAGACGAGCGCCTGAAGAAGGCCGAGGAGATCCTCGCCCTCGTCGGCCTCGAGGGCCAGGCCGAGAAGCTGCCCTCGGAGCTGTCCGGTGGCATGCAGCAGCGGGTGGGCATCGCCCGCGCGCTCGCTGCGGACTCCGACATCCTGCTGATGGACGAGGCGTTCAGCGCGCTCGACCCGCTGATCCGCCGCGAGATGCAGGAGCAGCTGCTCGAACTGCAGGAGAAGCTGCAGAAGACGATCGTCTTCATCACCCACGACCTCAACGAGGCCATGTTCCTCGGCGACCGCATCGCCGTGATGCGCGACGGTCGCATCGTGCAGATCGGAACACCCGAAGACATCCTCACGGACCCGGCGAACGACTACGTCGAGCAGTTCGTGCAGGACGTCGACCGTGCCCGCGTGCTCACCGCCGCGAACGTCATGGAGCGTCCGCGCCCGGTCGTCGCCGAGACGGCGGGCCCGCGCACCGCACTGCGCCAGATGCGCGACGCGTTCATGTCGGCCACGTACGTGACCGGTCGCGACCGCAAGCTGCTGGGCATCGTCACCGACCGCGATGCCGTCAAGCTCGTGCGCAGGGGCGTGTCGACCCTCGAGTCGATCATCAAGCCGGTGCCGCAGAGCGTGAGCGAGGACGAGGTCCTGATGAACCTCTTCGTGCCGTCGGTGGAGTCGCCGCTGCCGCTGGCCGTGGTGGATGCCGCAGGGCGCCTGACCGGCGTGATCCCGCGCATCACCCTGCTCGCAGCGCTGGGCCCCGGCCCCGGTGCGACCGGAGAGATCACGGTGCCGCTTCTGCCGATGCCGCAGGCGGAGATCGATGCGGTGCTCGATGACGGATGGACGGCCGACCCGCAGCCGGCCGCAGGTACGACGGAGGAGGTGCGCTGATGGATGGTTTCCGCATTCCCCTCGGCAGCTGGATCGCG
Protein-coding regions in this window:
- a CDS encoding ABC transporter permease subunit, whose product is MNGILPVFRRSLRDSWRSLLGWTVGLAAVLLLYLPLYPSLGGNGQLQDIISALPKQLVETIGYDQISSGAGYTQSTFYGLMGFLLLTIAAVLWGSAAIAGAEESGRAELDLAHGIGRGQYALESAVAVLVRLLWLGAFSGFVVWSLNDSAELGLAGSRIVGASAALSGLAFLTASAALLAGAATGRRVWATGVGAGIAVVGYILQALAKQSTDLDWLNALSPYAWVYRQSPLADGVDPGGLALTWGLALAFVVASIVALRTRDLRG
- a CDS encoding class I SAM-dependent methyltransferase, whose amino-acid sequence is MDFPYSRLRRWPDVEADNLQAHDATDLLLVERALSLGIDGGEAVVIGDDYGAITLALAAAGLDGIRVHQDLATGRRALARNADELGLAGFSAHELDVALLGGARLVLLQLPKALAELDEIADAVARWAAPDVVLVAGGRVKHMTIAQNEVLGRRFAHVQAQHAERKSRLVVASEPRPVPAEPPFPVTAQHEGLVLVAHGGAFAGAKLDIGTRFLLEVLGPGGSQLSIGSQLSIDATPQGEGAPEAADPGNPCCVVNDHGSSPTPIVVDLGCGTGALAASYALAHPDARVIATDRSAAAVASARATAAANGVADRVTVMHDDAGSQIADASADVVLLNPPFHLGTSVHTGAATRLFEAAARILRPGGELVTVYNSSLGYRGELTRLIGTTEQLQRTPKFTVTRSVRR
- a CDS encoding ABC transporter ATP-binding protein; translated protein: MTDTVEIDRLHKRYGSRIALHELGLHVRPGTVFGLIGPNGAGKTTTLRTLVDVIRPSSGTVRVLGEDPRHGGAALRRRIGYVPGELHLEGRSSGHRMLSFYAQVSGMRDAATTLRTGRDLADRLGVDLSRPVRTLSKGNKQKVGLIQAFMHRPELLILDEPTSGLDPLVQREFLQMVREARDAGQTVLLSSHVLSEIQQTADEVAVLANGRVVADGDVASLRLGSIRRVRVEISTTDAAATRAGFDRVPGLSGIDATDADGILQLSGTIEGAIDPFIKALAPFEVRDLTVEEPDLEESVLRLYGDSAASAASVRSRGERRTGAAEPDAGSAVETRADPAVETRVDPAVETRAEARVETRAERRTRRSMRDGEGRR
- a CDS encoding quaternary amine ABC transporter ATP-binding protein, with translation MSEIALEARNLYKVFGKNPSSAVRRLKAGESRSAVGDAGTAAVIDASFTVNRGEIFVIMGLSGSGKSTIIRMLNGLHEATDGSVVVNGDPITGIPAGRLREIRRDRISMVFQHFALLPHRTVAANVAYPLELKGVAKDERLKKAEEILALVGLEGQAEKLPSELSGGMQQRVGIARALAADSDILLMDEAFSALDPLIRREMQEQLLELQEKLQKTIVFITHDLNEAMFLGDRIAVMRDGRIVQIGTPEDILTDPANDYVEQFVQDVDRARVLTAANVMERPRPVVAETAGPRTALRQMRDAFMSATYVTGRDRKLLGIVTDRDAVKLVRRGVSTLESIIKPVPQSVSEDEVLMNLFVPSVESPLPLAVVDAAGRLTGVIPRITLLAALGPGPGATGEITVPLLPMPQAEIDAVLDDGWTADPQPAAGTTEEVR
- a CDS encoding TetR/AcrR family transcriptional regulator codes for the protein MRSAANDLTARARIRDAAIAAFARDGFDATSLRAIAAEAGVSAALIVHHFGDKNTLRAECDEYVVSVFIDDEHDLIEAPTGDRIRAALHDLDRYGRYVDYLSRMLVDGSPAADRLFDSFLASTRSVLAEQRDAGMLEPMSDPELTTLLVTLMGLGPVVMRSQIARALGTDQLSPAGLLRLTLPTLELLTHGIYSTTALLDSARNALSSEGTASEGDAS